A single region of the Candidatus Binatia bacterium genome encodes:
- a CDS encoding peptidase MA family metallohydrolase, with amino-acid sequence RLPSTPVHSEAHVEDRLFSAATDTGHAIVDIEAEAIRLVRAREYAAAVERLQNALRRQPDTPALTQDLQTVLFDWGVTELTGNDLEQAAAHLQQAAALGDRAEVLAALGITYVREGDYDRATRPLEAAVRLNPTDPNALLALSQVCLAKNKRPAALELLDRAKDAGARGSELDTLVRQLSREVDAEWDFVQENSRHFRISFADNGDRSAVRQVLDALEDAYDLVGTKLGRFPDEPTAVVLYTQQDFHAVTQTPDWAGAAYDGRIKLPVRGLSENDPALARIVRHEYAHSLVARLSKGHCPVWLNEGLAVWAEEEHDGDPEGWAKNTIAGRELFSLDQLSASFAGLSKDRVEVAYAESYLAVRMLIDRYSARKLAALLEAFGTHNRSDAFAAVYPGDLSDFQQRFLQQLTG; translated from the coding sequence AGATTGCCCTCGACGCCGGTGCACAGCGAGGCGCACGTTGAGGACCGACTGTTCAGCGCCGCAACCGACACTGGCCATGCGATAGTGGATATCGAAGCCGAGGCGATTCGACTGGTACGCGCTCGCGAGTATGCCGCGGCGGTGGAGCGCTTGCAGAACGCGCTGCGGCGCCAACCCGATACCCCGGCCCTCACACAGGACCTGCAGACGGTGTTGTTCGACTGGGGCGTGACCGAGCTGACGGGCAACGATCTGGAGCAGGCCGCGGCGCACCTGCAACAGGCGGCGGCGCTGGGCGACCGCGCAGAGGTGCTCGCCGCCCTCGGCATTACCTACGTGCGCGAAGGCGACTACGACCGCGCGACGCGGCCGCTGGAAGCCGCGGTGCGTCTGAACCCGACTGACCCGAACGCCTTGCTGGCGCTGTCCCAGGTTTGCCTGGCGAAGAACAAGCGTCCCGCCGCGCTCGAGCTGCTGGATCGGGCTAAGGACGCCGGCGCCCGTGGGTCCGAGCTGGACACGCTGGTGAGGCAGCTCAGCCGCGAGGTCGACGCCGAGTGGGACTTCGTGCAGGAGAACAGTCGTCATTTCCGGATCAGCTTCGCTGACAACGGCGATCGCAGCGCGGTCCGCCAGGTGCTCGATGCCCTTGAGGATGCATACGATCTCGTCGGCACGAAGCTCGGACGCTTTCCAGACGAGCCGACGGCGGTCGTGCTCTACACCCAGCAGGACTTTCACGCCGTAACCCAGACGCCGGACTGGGCAGGGGCCGCCTACGACGGCCGCATCAAGCTGCCGGTGCGCGGCTTGAGCGAGAACGATCCCGCTTTAGCACGCATCGTGCGGCACGAATACGCACATAGTCTGGTCGCCCGCCTCAGCAAGGGGCACTGCCCGGTGTGGCTGAACGAGGGGCTTGCCGTCTGGGCTGAAGAGGAGCACGACGGAGACCCCGAGGGCTGGGCCAAGAACACTATCGCCGGGCGGGAGCTGTTCTCCTTGGACCAGCTGAGCGCTTCGTTCGCCGGGCTCTCCAAGGATCGCGTCGAGGTAGCTTACGCGGAGAGTTACCTCGCCGTGCGGATGTTGATCGATCGCTATAGTGCCCGCAAGCTCGCGGCGCTGCTCGAAGCGTTCGGCACGCACAATCGCAGCGACGCGTTTGCTGCGGTCTATCCGGGCGACCTGTCAGACTTCCAGCAGCGGTTCTTGCAGCAACTGACGGGGTAA
- a CDS encoding methyltransferase: MRTKEKLSGKAIMDLVRGFQPSCVVIAGAELDVFTILHAKPMTAAQLARRIKGDLRATIVLLDALAAIRLLEKSSGRRPVYRVLPAVAEVLTETGAQSMLGMARHLGNCLRSWGQLASVVLRGKPATRRPSVRGAGGDLVSFIRAMHEISEPMALPLISSLGPLKFRHLLDLGGASGTWTIPFLRLNPEACATIFDQPDVIPMARRIMKKVGLASRVRLVPGSYYSDALPSGADLAWVSAIVHQNSRAQNRAMFAKVYSSLAPGGRILIRDIVMDPSRTRPAGGALFAVNMLVATAGGGTFTFDELHEDLSSAGFVKVKYLRRGEWMDSVVCATKP, translated from the coding sequence ATGAGAACGAAAGAGAAGCTAAGTGGGAAAGCGATTATGGACTTGGTGCGCGGATTCCAGCCGTCATGCGTCGTGATCGCCGGAGCGGAACTGGACGTCTTCACCATCCTGCACGCCAAGCCGATGACCGCAGCGCAGTTGGCCAGACGGATCAAGGGGGACCTTCGGGCCACAATCGTTCTGTTGGATGCGCTCGCCGCCATCAGACTGCTGGAAAAAAGTTCCGGCCGCAGACCCGTCTACCGCGTCCTGCCGGCAGTGGCCGAGGTGCTCACAGAGACCGGAGCGCAAAGCATGCTGGGCATGGCCCGTCACCTCGGCAACTGCCTCCGCAGTTGGGGACAATTGGCCAGTGTCGTGCTGCGCGGTAAGCCTGCCACGCGCCGCCCGAGCGTCCGGGGCGCCGGGGGCGACCTGGTCTCATTCATCCGGGCAATGCACGAGATATCCGAGCCCATGGCCCTGCCGCTCATCAGCAGCCTTGGACCTCTGAAGTTCCGGCACCTGCTGGACCTGGGCGGAGCCTCCGGCACGTGGACGATCCCCTTCCTTCGGCTCAACCCTGAAGCCTGTGCGACCATCTTCGACCAGCCCGATGTCATCCCGATGGCGAGGCGCATAATGAAGAAGGTCGGTCTGGCCAGCCGGGTGCGGCTGGTCCCGGGCAGTTATTATAGCGACGCGCTGCCGAGCGGAGCCGACCTGGCTTGGGTGAGCGCCATAGTCCATCAGAACTCGCGAGCGCAGAACCGGGCGATGTTCGCGAAGGTGTATTCCTCCCTGGCACCCGGTGGACGGATCCTGATTCGCGACATTGTCATGGACCCATCCCGCACGCGCCCTGCGGGTGGCGCCCTGTTCGCAGTCAACATGCTGGTCGCCACAGCCGGAGGCGGCACGTTCACGTTCGACGAACTTCATGAAGACCTGTCATCCGCGGGTTTTGTGAAGGTCAAGTATCTCCGCCGCGGGGAATGGATGGACTCCGTCGTGTGTGCCACCAAACCCTGA
- a CDS encoding DUF2924 domain-containing protein, translating into MLQAKSPGRTLTPRSGGGDLARDVAGLSALDPTALKQLWVTLCGAAPPPGLNRPVLIRALAYRLQERALGGLRPATRRFLLQLSDDAEAGRPARPSGSVTPGTVLVREWHGTSHRVTVLETACAWRGKRYRSLSEVARAITGTRWSGPRFFGLGRTRDRRAANGPPPA; encoded by the coding sequence ATGCTACAGGCAAAATCGCCAGGTCGGACTCTCACGCCACGCAGCGGTGGTGGCGATCTGGCACGGGATGTCGCGGGCCTGTCCGCGCTCGACCCGACCGCCCTGAAGCAGTTGTGGGTCACCCTCTGCGGCGCGGCACCCCCACCAGGGCTGAACCGTCCCGTACTCATCCGGGCGCTCGCCTACCGCCTGCAGGAGCGCGCGCTGGGCGGCCTCAGACCCGCCACCCGCCGGTTCTTACTCCAGCTCTCCGATGACGCCGAAGCCGGACGCCCGGCGCGCCCCTCTGGCTCGGTCACGCCGGGCACCGTGCTCGTGCGCGAGTGGCACGGCACCAGCCACCGGGTCACCGTCCTGGAGACGGCCTGTGCGTGGCGCGGGAAGCGGTATCGCTCGCTCTCGGAGGTCGCCCGCGCCATTACCGGGACGCGCTGGTCGGGGCCCCGCTTCTTCGGCCTCGGGCGCACGCGGGACAGGAGGGCCGCCAATGGACCGCCCCCAGCCTAA
- a CDS encoding recombinase family protein: MDRPQPKLRRCAIYTRKSSEEGLEQDFNSLHAQREACEAFIRSQAGEGWRLVPTAYDDGGFSGGTMERPALQQLLADIRERLVDVIVVYKVDRLTRALADFAKMVDVFDARGVSFVAVTQQFNTTTSMGRLTLNVLLSFAQFEREVTGERIRDKIAASKRKGMWMGGVPPLGYDLRERRLVVNLEEAETVRAIFRRYLKLGCVRRLQTDLARRGIVSKVRIARTGIRSGGKPFSRGALYVLLANPTYIGEIRHKHDRYPGQHEAIVDRTLWERVHERLHDQAARQGGQRPHQVPPSPLAGKVFDERGEPLYVQGTAKGARHYRYYVSRELVHGSKEHPERGWRVPAQELERAVRAVAEQLLADRSALAEAAEAAGLDASRLPAIFTAAQGWRDRLRVVTDAAPVLGQLTDRVDLTADGLRVSLTMPLPSGDECTTALAHGLVLTRCVPLQIRRRGIEMRLVLDASAPPSRVDGALLKTVARAYRWADDLLSGRAPSVGDIARRERVSDRYVWRLIRVGFLAPTIVEAIVDGRQPEDLTASALTQRLDLPALWQAQEQALGLA, encoded by the coding sequence ATGGACCGCCCCCAGCCTAAGCTGCGGCGCTGCGCCATCTACACCCGCAAGTCCTCCGAGGAGGGCTTGGAGCAGGACTTCAATTCGCTGCACGCGCAGCGCGAGGCGTGCGAGGCCTTCATTCGCAGCCAGGCGGGCGAAGGATGGCGGCTCGTCCCGACAGCGTACGATGACGGCGGCTTTTCGGGCGGCACGATGGAACGGCCCGCGCTCCAGCAGCTACTCGCGGATATCCGCGAGCGCCTCGTCGACGTGATTGTGGTCTACAAAGTCGATCGGCTGACGCGCGCTTTGGCCGACTTCGCCAAGATGGTCGACGTCTTCGATGCGCGCGGCGTCTCCTTTGTCGCCGTCACCCAGCAGTTCAACACCACGACCTCCATGGGACGGCTTACCCTCAACGTGCTGCTCTCGTTCGCGCAGTTCGAGCGCGAGGTGACGGGCGAGCGCATCCGGGACAAGATCGCGGCCTCCAAGCGCAAAGGGATGTGGATGGGCGGGGTCCCGCCGCTCGGCTATGACCTGCGGGAGCGCCGGCTGGTGGTGAATCTAGAGGAGGCCGAGACGGTACGAGCCATCTTCCGCCGCTACCTGAAGCTCGGCTGCGTGCGGCGGCTCCAGACCGATCTCGCTCGGCGCGGCATCGTGTCCAAGGTCCGCATTGCCCGCACCGGCATCCGCTCGGGCGGGAAGCCCTTCTCGCGCGGGGCGCTGTACGTACTCCTGGCGAACCCCACCTACATCGGCGAGATCCGCCACAAGCACGACCGCTATCCGGGACAGCACGAGGCCATTGTGGACCGCACGCTCTGGGAGCGGGTCCACGAGCGGCTGCACGATCAGGCGGCGCGCCAGGGAGGCCAACGTCCGCACCAGGTCCCACCCAGTCCACTAGCTGGCAAGGTGTTCGATGAGCGGGGTGAGCCGCTGTATGTGCAGGGGACGGCCAAGGGTGCGCGCCACTACCGGTACTACGTCTCGCGCGAACTGGTCCACGGCTCGAAGGAGCACCCTGAACGCGGGTGGCGCGTCCCGGCACAAGAGCTAGAGCGTGCGGTACGCGCCGTGGCGGAGCAGCTGCTCGCCGACCGCTCGGCCCTCGCGGAAGCGGCCGAGGCCGCGGGCCTCGACGCCAGCCGCCTGCCGGCGATTTTCACGGCCGCCCAGGGGTGGAGGGATCGCCTGCGTGTGGTAACCGACGCCGCGCCGGTGCTGGGGCAGCTGACTGATCGCGTCGACCTCACGGCGGACGGTCTGCGGGTGTCGCTCACTATGCCGCTTCCCAGCGGCGACGAGTGCACCACCGCGCTCGCGCATGGACTCGTGCTCACGCGATGCGTTCCGCTGCAGATCCGACGGCGTGGGATCGAGATGCGGCTGGTGCTGGACGCCAGCGCGCCGCCCTCGCGCGTCGACGGTGCGCTGCTCAAGACGGTCGCCCGCGCCTATCGCTGGGCAGACGACCTGCTCTCGGGCCGTGCGCCGTCGGTGGGCGACATCGCCCGGCGGGAGCGGGTCAGCGACCGCTACGTG